GGAACCCATTGAATTGCTCCCAACAGAATATTGAAGATTCAAAACTCTTACCTGCAACGATTTCATTCGCGCCTCATGTTGTGAAATCAACAAACGGCACTCGCCCAAATCCTTCTCATACTCCGAAACTTTCTTATTTGAATCGGATTGTGATGATTCCAAATTTTGACATCTTTGTGCGATATTTTTAGCTTCTGATTTCATTTTGCTAATATACAATCGTGCCACGGTGAACTCCTCTTCCACTTTACCACTTGGGTCGGGTGTGTTCATCTTCATATCACTGGTACTATCTGTGCATAGAGCCTGTCCGACTTCGGAAAGATCTCGCAACAAATTCGAAAGCATTTCATTGATGCGTTTCTTTTGATGTGCTGACATATCCTTGAGCTGTTGTAATTCCGACGTAGCTGAATTCAGAAGACCTTGCTTCTGTTGGATTTCTTCATTCAAAGAGTCGAGGTCCTTGTTCTTGGTTTCAATTTCTTGTGATTTTTGATCATAGTTAACAGCCAATTCTTCGAGAGCTTGAAGGACCTCCTTAACTTCTTCCTTAGCACTCTCATTCTCTTGTTGAATTCTTGTCATTTCTGATTGCAGGGCCTCGTATTCTCGACGGGCATTTGCAATCAATTCTTCTTGATCCTCGATTTGCTCCTTCAGCTTCTCAACAAGTTGACTGTGTTGGTTAATTTCCTCATCTTTGTCGTCCAATTGTTGGTATAGTCGTTCACGCTCCGCCTCAAGGCGCATACGTTCGTCAGCACTAATTGAACCAACCATAAGTCCACTTGGTGTTGCCGGAATGGGTGCAGCAACTGGGGCGGTTTCCTGTATTTCGATTTCGACATTCGGTGTGCTGGCTTCCATAATCTCTTGTAGGTTGATCTAGAATCGGAAAAACATTGACATAAATACTGATGAAACCAAATGTGGAAAAACTTCAATAACCTACCTGTTCGTCTACAGTAACAGTTTCACCAGCACGCCATCTGGCCAATTCAGCCTCCAATTTCTCCACTTTGCCTTTAAGGCGGGCACTCTTCTCTTTCTCCTTTTCATACCGACGCTTCCATTCTTCAGCGGTAAGTTCCTCATTGACACATACAACATTCTTAACCGTTTTGGCTCGTCGTCCGAAATCAAGGGTTGATTTCGTTTCAGCTTCATTAAAACTAGCTGGCGAACAACATATAACAATTGTTGTTCGTGCGTTACCTCCAAGAGATTCTTGTAAAATTCTTGTCAATTTTGAGTCACGATACGGTATATGGGTTTTATTGCCATCGGCCAGAGCAGAGATCACATTGCCAAGCGCAGATAatgatttattaatatttttagccTCGTCAAGCACTGTACCTTCGGCACCAGTTTTCGATACTTTCTCGGAACCTGCCAAATCGACCAAGTACAGTTTGCCAGAtagtttcttttgattttctaaattttcttgTTTAACATTAATAAGGAATACTGAATGGGAACGAGAAGAGTGTTCGTTCATGTCTGTgaaagaaatattgaaagttTACTGGTTAATTCACTTTGTGTATTCGGCGACAATGTAGCTTAGAATGTTAACTCGTAttggataaaaaaataaattgttaaaaaataatGGGCTTACTTGTCACAGCAATATGTCTATTCGATTTTCCCTCCTCAATTACTTCAAACACATCTTCTGGACTAGATACAAAACGTTCTGTTGCTCCTTTCACATACGGTACACGATTTTTGTCTTCATGCACGCTCAAATTAACTTTGGATACATCGAGCAAATCTCGAATTTTGTCCATATAAATTTCGTAATAGGAGACTTTAATATGAAACTCCAAATTCATTTCCATCGTGTAAATGTGATTGAAAATATCGTTGACAATACGTGGAATGATACCCTGTTTATGTGGATCACCGATAACACCTTCCATTGTATGTGTTTTACCGGATGATGTTTGACCATATGCAAAAATAGTGCCGTTATATCCTGCCAGGACGTCCGATACAATGGATTTAGCTGCCTCATTGTAGACCTTTTCTTGTGAAGCGTTAGGTTTGAATACTTTGTCGAATAGATACACTTTGCcctgaaatcaaataaaaaggaaatcttTAGAATCCATTCATTTCGAGTTTTCACATATTCAGTTGAACAGTGTTTTCTACATAGCATCAAAAGCAACACAACATTTATTAACTCAATTTTTAAAGAGCGATTCACGTTCAATGACAATGTAACATTTCACTTGTAATGCCTGCAATTATATTGGAGTACAAAGCACAGTTACGCTGTAAAAGTAATTGCAACACGAACGAATGCTAGCAAACCGACGATTTTGCTAACAATTGCTGGTCTCGATTGCTTACGTTTAGATTTGAAATCTGAgtctcaaattaaaaaaaagaccAGAATTGTATTGGGATAATTGTTAAGTACTCTGGAAATGATCTGGGGTATCCTATTCGTGAACTGCATATCGTTCTGTGCTTCAATCAATTAGCATAGCTATTTGTATTCTTGAGACAGAGCCGCAAGTGAGCGTGGGTCTGTCCTTGTCCCGCAGTTGTAGTCTTATCACTTGCCGAGTATTAATTGTGTGGATATTGAAACTGAAATCCCATTAGCCAGGAAATGGAAAACAATGCAACTGTTATGGTAGATACGACTATCTTGATGTATACTCCACAAAGAAATGGGCAGAGAGCATACATATCAGTTTTCGACCTCACAAATTACTATTTGTATACTAAAATTAGAGCACTGGAGCAGAATTTCCATTTGATAGAAATTGATATGGTATTGTGGACTAGAAATTGATTGCATATTTGATTTGGAACTGAGAAGAACCTTGACAGAATAGATTGGCAAtttgaagaaagtgaactagACCAGGACTTCATTCTATCACACTGAAATTAATTCCCAATGCCGCAGAAAGAATTACAACATAATACTTTCACTGTAACTGAGCATAAGTTCTGAGAATTCGAGTCGCTATTAATATCGAATAAGATaactgacatctgtttgctctctcaccgggccaGCATAGTCGAagggtttgaggaaagatgtcatcgtccattcaaTTCTATCACGTTAacagggcagcatgaagaacataacTAATAaccaaaagaaataatataagtgacaggatgcaaccctggcggactccgctttggaccctaaaatcctccgaaattttacctcagtgcagcacgCGACATTTTGCACTATATCATATGTCTGATAATAGCCGTTAATTTCTCGGGAATGCCCCTCTTACGTAGTGCACTTCAAATTATTCCCTGTTCAcggtatcgaaagctttctcaaaatcaatgaagagcaggtacaacgaagatctaaatttcgcgcactgttccaaaatgatccgtagggtgttgatgtgatcgaTGCAGGAGGATACTGAGCGGAAAGCAGCCTGCTCTCtggcgatcaagctttcgacatgttccttgatgcgttccaggatagtttagatattgtctttacgacggcaggaagcacgcagatactcctACTGTTACACTCAAAGcgggtgcccttttttggaatcttaacggtcatttctttcttccgctctctggaaaaggtctcggattttcaagatttccgcatgagtggaagaagcagatctgcagtgattgcaggtgcagcgataaataactctacggaCCGTCAAGCAAAGCGGCTTTACTCGGTTTctgtgcattgatggccgaaatgatttctcttctgcttcgaGGAACAGTCCGCATCCGCGcgttacggtgactaaccatttcatccacaacaggGACGTCACCGAATGTAACACGGTTAATGACcctagtgaagtgttcttttcatctcttcagttgttcatcagcgtggatgagaagtcgaccgttaacgtccttcacaggtccatcgaaagatttgcaaccacatgcaagttctttcatgatgcggtatacagttctgggAGGAATAACGATTATTTTATTTGTAAGCGGGCATTTATAAAACCACTCTCGCGGACTACCAATAAGAACCTGACTTTACTTAAGACTTTCCAtaacaacttttttttcttcccCGAATACGTTACATGGGGCATAGACTTCATATGGCAAAAAAACACGAATTTCCCCAAAATCCTCTGATAAACATCTAAAGTTGTTTAACTTTCTTACTCATTTGTAGTGCTATAATAACAAATTAGGTTGGCCGATATATTCGCagcattttgtgtttttttattttaaaacaatttgttttgttgtttggcAAAATGTTTACAATCATTTTAACGAACTTTTTTTGCTCCATACAGTGGTGGTATTTTTTTCGGGCTTCTCATCTTTTTTTAGACTAAAGAATACAACATACGGGGGGATAAAAATCAGCACTATCAACATTTGCTGTTTTTCCATGCCAAGAGTCAAGCAGGACCTTCACCGAAAGAAAACCATGATTTGCGTTTGGCCGGACCAGAAAGGTGTAGTGCATAAGGAGACGATTGAAAgaaacagtgcgataagcaagcAACTATCATATAAATTGTCTAGCGCGTAAATGAAACAATGCGGTTGTAAGAGATCAGACGGACAAGGTCAAACCATAATGCTTCATGACAACCCCAGGCCTCATGTCGCACAGGTCTTCAAAGGCGTATTCGATAAACTGGAATGGAAATCTCTAGATTTTTCACCAGcgtatttccattttttccgCTCCCTGTCGACTTGGCTCAACAACTTCTTCTTGAACCAAAACCGAAAATTTTAGACGAAACGGGATCAACAATTGATCGAAAGGTAGGAACTCTATCGTCGACGAGTAACACtgacaaaaatattgaaaatgtagAGATAATTCAAATTTGTGCGAGGCTCTACCCTCCTTTCGGTCTCATTTAGCAATAATGAGTTTTTGATGCTCGTGATCGAGTCATAAAATATTGTCCAACCAAAACTTGGTTGAACCCAAAGTTCTGCTGGTTGGGAAcataaacaataataataataatcttctatatatatataatatagtagATTTTGCGAATAGGTTAAAACGCTTACAGTTGAAATATGCATAACAGGTACAACGTAGATGACATGAAAGAGAGAGATAAAGAAGTGAAGTGACGATTTTGATTCGGTTCTATCTATAGGAAGTGAAAAACGTCCATGGGTGTAACCCTTACCTTAAGGAGGAAAAAGGGTCTGAGATACAAGGaaaagacattttttttaaaattttcttcagAGTATCTTAtttattaatgttttttttaacttttgtacatgattaaatattattttcagaatattatacaacattttctttaaaaaaaatgggaaTTCAATCAGTGGCATTTGTGGGAACTGAGTCGCCTGAAAGTTTCCTTCCAGAACTTTTATTTAAGTATTGAGGTGTCCTAAACCCACATCCGCTTGATGTCGCACCGGACCTAATGGGGAACAACatacttcctcttcttcttggtccacagaccccttGTTTAGGGCTAAGtagccaaatttaaaaaaatatagtaaacgAAGACTGCTCTACggcttcttaccagggcagagacaactcttcGGACGAATATAATTCGAAGTCATGTTGTGTTTCGAGAAGGATAAACAGCTTCCTGGATGGTTAGATCAACTTTATTTATAAGTTTATGTTGGTTCCTAGCATCCATTATAAAAGAGCTGAAGCATATAGGACAAGAAACGAATTATGCGACACTATTTACCAACACATTTCAGGTGGTAAAATGTTTCCTTAATTAGTGAAATAATTATATGCTCTATATAGTTGACCAGGTCCGATCGCCCATAAACCGCagtaagcaaatagaagaacaCGTCGGGATAATCAGCATTTTTGCTTCGTCTACATTAAATG
The DNA window shown above is from Hermetia illucens chromosome 5, iHerIll2.2.curated.20191125, whole genome shotgun sequence and carries:
- the LOC119658240 gene encoding kinesin heavy chain codes for the protein MSAEREIPAEDSIKVVCRFRPLNDSEERAGSKFIVKFPNSNEENCISIGGKVYLFDKVFKPNASQEKVYNEAAKSIVSDVLAGYNGTIFAYGQTSSGKTHTMEGVIGDPHKQGIIPRIVNDIFNHIYTMEMNLEFHIKVSYYEIYMDKIRDLLDVSKVNLSVHEDKNRVPYVKGATERFVSSPEDVFEVIEEGKSNRHIAVTNMNEHSSRSHSVFLINVKQENLENQKKLSGKLYLVDLAGSEKVSKTGAEGTVLDEAKNINKSLSALGNVISALADGNKTHIPYRDSKLTRILQESLGGNARTTIVICCSPASFNEAETKSTLDFGRRAKTVKNVVCVNEELTAEEWKRRYEKEKEKSARLKGKVEKLEAELARWRAGETVTVDEQINLQEIMEASTPNVEIEIQETAPVAAPIPATPSGLMVGSISADERMRLEAERERLYQQLDDKDEEINQHSQLVEKLKEQIEDQEELIANARREYEALQSEMTRIQQENESAKEEVKEVLQALEELAVNYDQKSQEIETKNKDLDSLNEEIQQKQGLLNSATSELQQLKDMSAHQKKRINEMLSNLLRDLSEVGQALCTDSTSDMKMNTPDPSGKVEEEFTVARLYISKMKSEAKNIAQRCQNLESSQSDSNKKVSEYEKDLGECRLLISQHEARMKSLQESMRESENKKRTLEEQMDALREECAKLKAAEHVSAINAEEKQKAEALRAMFDSQMDELRDAHTKQLAELRDEISAKQEAMNELKDINQKLTLAHQQMSADYDKLKQEEAEKSAKLQDIILTNERREQARKDLKGLEDTVAKELQTLHNLRKLFVQDLQARIKKSITAEDNEDDGGSLAQKQKISFLENNLEQLTKVHKQLVRDNADLRCELPKLEKRLRTTMERVKALETALKEAKEGAMRDRKRYQYEVDRIKEAVRQKNLARRGPQAQIAKPIRAGQGHIVGVRGGQPVGANPVMSQN